One part of the Leptospirales bacterium genome encodes these proteins:
- a CDS encoding SDR family oxidoreductase translates to MELKSSVVLITGASSGIGEATARELASAGARLTLVARRMPELRRVASEIAPPEEPLLVDADITSAQDRRRIRAAVEQRFGALNVLINNAGITAHGRFDESDLAIMRSAMELNFFAAAELTQELLPLIKRAEGARRILLVSTPSGLYGVPGRFAYSASKAAGHVWMETMRSELHGDRIRTVIYCPGYVRTNLRSSGLAADGSRLSDEQASGAISPQQAARRLLRALRGRRRIVLGDKLGRIVYWLRTLAPGLLEWLMRKRLKKDFQKSAPDPGS, encoded by the coding sequence ATGGAGCTGAAATCATCGGTGGTGCTGATTACGGGCGCCTCCAGCGGAATTGGCGAGGCCACGGCCCGTGAGCTGGCCTCAGCAGGCGCACGACTGACGCTTGTGGCGCGGCGCATGCCGGAACTGCGCCGCGTGGCCAGCGAAATTGCGCCGCCAGAAGAACCCCTGTTGGTCGATGCCGATATTACCAGCGCCCAGGACCGGCGACGCATCCGTGCCGCCGTCGAACAGCGCTTTGGCGCGCTGAACGTTTTGATCAACAACGCGGGTATCACTGCCCACGGCCGCTTTGATGAATCCGACCTGGCCATCATGCGCTCAGCCATGGAACTGAACTTCTTTGCCGCCGCCGAACTGACCCAGGAATTGCTGCCGCTGATCAAGCGCGCTGAGGGAGCGCGTCGCATCTTACTGGTTTCTACGCCATCCGGGCTATATGGCGTTCCGGGCAGGTTTGCCTACTCCGCCAGCAAAGCCGCGGGCCATGTCTGGATGGAGACGATGCGTAGCGAACTGCATGGCGATCGTATCCGCACGGTCATTTACTGTCCTGGTTATGTTCGCACCAATCTGCGCAGCTCGGGTCTGGCCGCCGACGGCAGCCGCCTGAGCGATGAACAGGCCAGCGGCGCCATCAGCCCACAACAGGCAGCGCGCCGCTTGCTGCGTGCGTTGCGCGGTCGCAGACGGATCGTTCTTGGGGACAAGCTGGGTCGGATCGTCTACTGGTTGCGGACACTGGCCCCTGGACTGCTGGAGTGGCTGATGCGGAAGCGGCTGAAAAAAGACTTTCAGAAAAGCGCGCCAGATCCAGGTTCCTGA
- a CDS encoding class I SAM-dependent methyltransferase translates to MVAAVSGQAAMHVMLRALFVRLKSGTEFLNYGREIIADWGGTLARTATQHPFRLLDLGCGHGLDLKNVRDAAGAGASLELHGVESYPPNVAECRQAGIRTHALDIEHDRLPAADGVFDLLVANQILEHTKEVFWIMAEAARVLKPGGHFIVGVPNLASLHNRLLLLFGQQPTPIQTYSAHVRGFTRPDFQSFAERGGFFQLRKYRGSNFYPLPPALARLLARLLPNMAWGAFFLLQRSDKQGSFLECLSGNDNFLETPFYGSPQNPAPATLRRAPRSKGKTAKSKRQAAR, encoded by the coding sequence TTGGTTGCCGCAGTCAGCGGTCAAGCGGCCATGCATGTGATGTTGCGCGCGCTCTTTGTCCGGCTCAAATCAGGAACGGAATTCCTGAACTACGGCCGTGAAATCATCGCCGACTGGGGCGGCACACTGGCCCGGACTGCGACGCAGCATCCTTTTCGCCTGCTCGATCTGGGTTGTGGCCATGGACTGGACCTGAAGAACGTTCGCGACGCCGCCGGCGCCGGAGCGTCGCTCGAGTTGCATGGCGTCGAAAGCTATCCGCCCAATGTCGCCGAGTGCCGTCAGGCGGGAATTCGCACACACGCACTGGACATCGAGCATGACCGCCTGCCGGCTGCCGACGGCGTCTTTGACTTACTGGTCGCAAATCAGATCCTGGAGCATACAAAGGAAGTTTTCTGGATCATGGCCGAGGCGGCTCGAGTCCTGAAGCCAGGCGGACACTTCATCGTCGGCGTTCCCAATCTGGCCAGCCTGCACAATCGTCTGTTACTGCTGTTCGGGCAGCAGCCGACGCCGATTCAAACCTACAGCGCACATGTCCGCGGCTTCACTCGACCCGACTTTCAGTCTTTTGCAGAGAGGGGCGGATTCTTTCAGCTGCGCAAATACCGTGGTTCGAATTTCTATCCGCTGCCGCCGGCGCTGGCCCGTCTGCTGGCGCGGCTGCTGCCCAACATGGCCTGGGGAGCTTTCTTTTTGCTTCAACGCAGCGATAAACAGGGCAGCTTTCTGGAATGCCTTTCGGGCAATGACAATTTTCTGGAAACCCCCTTCTACGGCAGCCCACAGAATCCGGCGCCGGCCACACTGCGGCGAGCGCCGCGCAGCAAGGGCAAGACAGCAAAGAGCAAACGCCAGGCGGCGCGCTGA
- the pyrC gene encoding dihydroorotase: MPAAPGQILQIRQPDDFHLHLRDGPALSSLVGYSARQFRRAIVMPNLRPPVRSLNDALSYRQRIYQSLPPGASFEALMTLYLTEATTPAMLREAKQSGIVFAAKYYPAGATTNSESGVRALANIDALLAVMEEINLPLLVHGESIDPQVDVFDRERIFLERELGPALQRFPGLRVVLEHVTTTEGVDFVMTAGANVAATLTAHHLLLNRNALFAGGFRPNHYCLPVLKRESHRQRLLQAALSGHPRFFAGTDSAPHARERKEQDCGCAGIFTASTAVELYAEVFDQADRLDLLEAFLSEHGARFYRLPLNEGSIRLRKQEQVVASSLPMGSEMLVPLRAGESVAWTLQN, encoded by the coding sequence ATGCCGGCGGCGCCTGGACAAATTCTGCAGATTCGTCAACCGGATGATTTTCATCTGCATCTGCGCGACGGACCGGCGCTATCGTCGCTGGTAGGCTACAGTGCACGACAGTTTCGTCGCGCCATTGTTATGCCCAATCTTCGGCCGCCGGTGCGCAGCCTCAACGATGCTCTGTCCTATCGGCAGCGAATATATCAATCGCTTCCGCCAGGTGCATCCTTTGAGGCGCTGATGACCCTCTATTTGACCGAAGCGACTACTCCCGCAATGCTCCGCGAAGCGAAGCAAAGCGGAATTGTGTTCGCCGCGAAGTACTACCCGGCCGGCGCCACCACCAACAGCGAATCGGGAGTACGAGCGCTTGCCAATATTGATGCTCTACTGGCGGTCATGGAAGAAATCAATCTGCCGCTGCTAGTTCACGGAGAATCGATCGATCCACAGGTTGATGTCTTTGATCGCGAGCGCATTTTTCTGGAACGCGAGCTTGGACCGGCTCTGCAACGATTTCCAGGATTGCGAGTGGTGCTGGAGCATGTTACCACAACGGAGGGCGTTGATTTTGTGATGACGGCCGGCGCGAACGTTGCCGCAACGCTTACCGCCCATCATCTACTGTTGAATCGCAATGCCCTCTTTGCCGGCGGTTTTCGCCCGAATCATTACTGCCTGCCAGTGCTCAAGCGCGAGAGTCATCGCCAACGCTTGCTTCAGGCGGCGCTATCTGGCCATCCGCGCTTTTTTGCCGGAACGGACAGCGCCCCGCATGCCCGAGAGCGCAAGGAACAGGATTGTGGCTGCGCCGGAATCTTCACCGCTTCGACTGCCGTAGAACTCTATGCCGAGGTTTTTGACCAGGCGGATCGACTGGATCTTCTCGAGGCCTTCCTGTCGGAACATGGGGCCCGCTTCTATCGCCTGCCGCTGAATGAGGGAAGCATTCGGCTGCGAAAACAAGAGCAAGTCGTCGCCAGCAGTCTGCCAATGGGCAGTGAGATGCTGGTCCCGCTGCGCGCCGGCGAGTCGGTGGCCTGGACCTTGCAGAACTGA
- a CDS encoding GNAT family N-acetyltransferase, with product MLFRTERLILRPWRATDREAFAQMNADPRVMEHFPEVLSRQESDALSARIHAHFALHGYGLWALEEQASGAFVGFTGLNQATFNAHFTPCVEIGWRLAFEAWGQGYAIEAAERCVDFAFDELDLDEIVSFTSIDNLRSRRVMERLGMSHNASDDFDHPLLPPGHPLRRHVLYRLSAPGAA from the coding sequence ATGCTCTTTCGTACGGAGCGCCTGATCTTGCGGCCCTGGCGCGCCACGGACCGCGAGGCTTTTGCCCAAATGAATGCAGATCCTCGCGTCATGGAGCACTTCCCGGAAGTACTCAGCCGCCAGGAAAGCGACGCACTGAGCGCTCGCATCCATGCGCACTTTGCCCTGCACGGTTACGGGCTCTGGGCGCTGGAGGAACAGGCCAGTGGCGCCTTTGTTGGCTTCACCGGACTCAATCAGGCGACGTTTAACGCCCACTTCACGCCCTGTGTGGAGATCGGCTGGCGTCTGGCCTTTGAGGCGTGGGGACAGGGCTACGCCATTGAGGCCGCCGAGCGCTGCGTGGACTTTGCCTTCGATGAACTGGACCTCGACGAAATCGTTTCATTTACCAGCATCGACAATCTTCGTTCGCGACGGGTAATGGAACGCCTGGGGATGAGTCACAATGCCAGCGATGATTTTGATCATCCACTGTTGCCGCCGGGCCATCCCTTGCGGCGCCATGTGCTCTACCGCCTCAGCGCTCCGGGCGCTGCCTGA
- a CDS encoding succinate dehydrogenase/fumarate reductase iron-sulfur subunit has protein sequence MKVTLKVWRQKGPNEKGKLETYPMDNVSEDMSFLEMLDVLNEELIAKGGDPVAFDHDCREGICGMCGMMINGMAHGPEKGTTTCQLHMRKFKDGDEITIEPWRARAFPVLRDLVVDRGAFDRVIEKGGFISVNTGNAPDANEIPVPKDSADLAMDAAACIGCGACVASCKNASAMLFVSAKVSHLAMLPQGQAERSRRVQAMVAQMDLEGFGNCTNQYECEAACPKEISVRFIARMNRDYLKRSVGDPSELAGSGSKGGFG, from the coding sequence ATGAAAGTAACACTGAAAGTATGGCGACAGAAAGGACCGAACGAGAAGGGCAAGTTGGAAACGTATCCGATGGACAACGTCAGCGAAGACATGTCCTTTCTGGAAATGCTTGATGTACTGAACGAAGAGCTGATCGCCAAAGGCGGCGATCCAGTAGCCTTCGATCACGATTGCCGGGAGGGCATCTGCGGCATGTGCGGCATGATGATCAACGGCATGGCTCACGGACCGGAAAAGGGAACGACCACCTGCCAGCTGCACATGCGCAAATTCAAAGATGGCGACGAGATCACTATCGAGCCCTGGCGAGCGCGAGCCTTTCCTGTACTGCGCGACCTGGTTGTTGATCGCGGCGCATTCGATCGCGTCATTGAAAAGGGCGGCTTTATCTCGGTGAATACCGGCAATGCGCCAGATGCCAATGAGATACCGGTACCCAAGGATTCCGCCGACCTGGCGATGGACGCCGCCGCCTGCATCGGCTGCGGCGCCTGCGTGGCCTCCTGCAAAAATGCCTCGGCGATGCTGTTTGTATCGGCCAAGGTATCGCACCTGGCTATGTTGCCGCAGGGCCAGGCCGAGCGCTCGCGTCGCGTGCAGGCCATGGTAGCGCAAATGGATCTTGAGGGCTTTGGCAACTGCACCAATCAGTATGAGTGTGAAGCGGCCTGTCCCAAGGAGATCAGTGTTCGCTTTATTGCCAGGATGAACCGCGACTACCTGAAACGTTCGGTTGGCGATCCCAGCGAGTTGGCCGGCTCTGGCAGCAAGGGCGGCTTCGGCTGA
- a CDS encoding fumarate reductase/succinate dehydrogenase flavoprotein subunit — MALDSKIPGGPVEKKWDTHKFEMKLVNPANKRKFDVIVVGTGLAGASAAASMAELGYNVKAFCFQDSPRRAHSIAAQGGINAAKNYQNDGDSIYRLFYDTVKGGDFRAREANVYRLAQVSVNIIDQCVAQGVPFARDYGGLLSNRSFGGAQVSRTFYARGQTGQQLLLGAYQALARQIGLGRVQMYPRTEMLELVIKDGKARGIVVRDLVSGKISSHSAHAVVLATGGYGNAYFLSTNAKGCNVTASYRAHKKGAYFANPCYTQIHPTCIPVSGDYQSKLTLMSESLRNDGRVWVPKNKGDSRAPGQIPEGERDYYLERRYPSFGNLVPRDIASRAAKAVCDEGRGVGPGGLGVYLDFGDAIRRLGKHAIEERYGNLFQMYERITGEDPYSTPMRIYPAVHYTMGGLWVDYNLMSNLPGLFVIGEANFSDHGANRLGASALMQGLADGYFILPYTIGNYLAQIGWNDVISDSDPVFKEAERETNERLHKLMGMHGKRSADSFHRELGLLMWEKCGMGRTAGGLSDGIKKIQALREEFWQNLQVPGSGAELNKELEKAGRVADFMEFCELMCIDALHREESCGGHFREEYQTPEGEALRNDDKFTYVGAWEYTGMNQQPRLNKEALSFENVHLTQRSYK, encoded by the coding sequence ATGGCCCTAGATTCCAAGATTCCCGGCGGTCCCGTTGAAAAGAAATGGGATACGCACAAATTTGAAATGAAGCTGGTGAATCCGGCAAACAAACGAAAGTTCGATGTGATTGTCGTCGGTACCGGTCTGGCCGGCGCCTCGGCAGCGGCAAGCATGGCCGAACTTGGCTACAATGTGAAGGCCTTCTGCTTTCAGGACAGTCCGCGCCGTGCACACAGTATCGCCGCTCAGGGCGGAATCAACGCCGCCAAAAATTACCAGAATGATGGAGACAGTATCTACCGATTGTTCTACGATACTGTGAAGGGCGGCGACTTTCGCGCCCGCGAGGCCAACGTTTACCGTCTGGCGCAGGTCAGCGTAAACATCATCGACCAGTGTGTGGCCCAGGGCGTCCCCTTTGCGCGCGATTACGGCGGGCTGCTTTCCAACCGCAGCTTTGGCGGCGCACAGGTTTCCAGAACTTTCTACGCCCGCGGCCAAACAGGTCAGCAGCTGCTGCTTGGCGCATACCAGGCCCTGGCCCGTCAGATCGGTCTGGGTCGTGTGCAGATGTATCCGCGCACCGAGATGCTGGAGCTGGTGATCAAGGATGGCAAGGCGCGCGGAATTGTAGTTCGCGATCTGGTCAGCGGAAAAATCAGTTCGCACAGCGCTCATGCTGTGGTGCTGGCCACCGGCGGCTACGGCAACGCCTACTTCCTGTCCACGAACGCCAAGGGCTGCAATGTTACTGCAAGCTACCGCGCTCATAAGAAGGGCGCCTACTTCGCCAATCCCTGTTACACCCAGATCCATCCGACCTGCATTCCGGTCAGCGGCGACTACCAGTCCAAACTTACGCTGATGTCCGAATCGCTGCGCAATGACGGTCGGGTGTGGGTGCCTAAGAATAAGGGCGACTCGCGTGCGCCGGGGCAAATTCCCGAGGGCGAGCGCGACTACTATCTGGAGCGCCGTTATCCAAGCTTTGGCAACCTGGTGCCACGCGACATTGCTTCGCGCGCCGCCAAGGCGGTTTGCGACGAGGGGCGCGGCGTGGGGCCCGGAGGCCTTGGCGTATATCTCGATTTTGGCGATGCCATCCGCCGACTGGGAAAACACGCTATTGAAGAGCGCTACGGCAACCTGTTCCAGATGTACGAGCGTATTACCGGCGAAGATCCCTACTCAACGCCCATGCGCATCTATCCGGCCGTGCACTACACCATGGGCGGCCTCTGGGTGGACTACAACCTGATGTCTAACCTGCCGGGGCTGTTTGTGATTGGCGAAGCGAACTTCAGCGACCATGGCGCCAATCGCCTGGGCGCCAGCGCGTTGATGCAGGGTCTGGCCGACGGCTACTTCATCCTGCCTTACACCATTGGCAACTATCTGGCGCAGATTGGCTGGAACGATGTGATCTCCGACTCCGATCCAGTATTCAAAGAAGCGGAACGAGAAACCAACGAGCGTCTGCACAAGCTGATGGGCATGCATGGCAAGCGCTCGGCCGACTCCTTTCATCGCGAACTGGGCTTGCTGATGTGGGAAAAATGCGGCATGGGCCGCACCGCCGGCGGTCTGTCCGACGGCATCAAGAAGATTCAGGCCTTGCGCGAAGAGTTCTGGCAGAACCTGCAGGTGCCTGGCAGCGGCGCCGAGCTGAACAAAGAACTCGAAAAGGCCGGCCGCGTGGCTGACTTCATGGAGTTCTGTGAGTTGATGTGTATCGACGCGCTGCATCGCGAAGAGTCCTGTGGCGGTCACTTTCGCGAAGAGTACCAGACGCCTGAAGGCGAGGCGCTGCGTAACGACGACAAATTCACCTACGTAGGGGCCTGGGAATACACTGGCATGAATCAGCAGCCGCGCTTGAACAAGGAGGCGCTCAGCTTTGAAAATGTTCATCTAACGCAGCGCAGCTACAAGTAG
- a CDS encoding succinate dehydrogenase cytochrome b subunit, with product MILAKKIFGSSIGKKAVMAITGGGLVLFLTGHLAGNLLVFAGPDAINEYGHKLRSLPALLWTVRLGLLAFFLSHVMLGISLTLANRRARGSSYAYNNTVQASIASRTMIYSGLVILFYVIYHLLHFTMGVAHSEYSGAHDQMGRADIYRMVVLSFQQWPIAACYVVAMFFLALHLSHGIPSLFQSLGWNSPRFDRIYKRVGLILSIVYFVGYTSIPASVWLGIVKLP from the coding sequence ATGATTCTGGCGAAGAAAATCTTTGGTTCGTCGATCGGCAAAAAAGCAGTCATGGCAATCACCGGCGGCGGCCTCGTGCTTTTCCTGACCGGCCACCTGGCCGGCAACCTGTTGGTCTTTGCCGGTCCGGATGCGATCAACGAGTACGGCCACAAGCTGCGCAGTCTACCGGCTCTGCTGTGGACGGTTCGGCTGGGGCTACTGGCTTTTTTTCTGTCACATGTAATGCTGGGCATCAGCCTGACCCTCGCCAATCGGCGTGCGCGCGGTTCAAGCTACGCCTACAACAATACAGTACAGGCGTCGATTGCGTCACGCACCATGATCTACAGCGGCCTGGTAATTCTCTTCTATGTGATCTACCATCTGCTGCATTTCACAATGGGCGTCGCTCACAGCGAGTACTCCGGCGCTCACGATCAGATGGGTCGCGCGGACATCTATCGCATGGTAGTGCTGAGCTTCCAGCAGTGGCCCATTGCCGCTTGCTATGTAGTCGCAATGTTCTTTCTGGCCTTGCATCTGAGCCACGGCATACCGAGCCTTTTCCAGTCTCTCGGCTGGAACAGTCCGCGCTTCGATCGCATCTACAAGCGCGTCGGGCTAATCCTTTCTATTGTTTATTTTGTCGGCTACACCTCGATTCCGGCCTCCGTTTGGCTGGGAATTGTGAAGCTGCCCTGA
- the pyrF gene encoding orotidine-5'-phosphate decarboxylase — MSTFYDRFVTRRDQLQSTLCVGLDPDPEKFPAGYAAGGDIINETLLFLGDVVEATAPFTVAYKPNLAFFERLGSQGFLLFETLIRVIRSIAPGALIIADAKRGDVGSTAEHYAAAYFDSFGCDAMTVSPYMGMDTVTPFQRYADRGIIVLCHTSNPGAPEFQAQGDPPLYLRVAKAVEQANRESGNLWLVVGATRSADSIASIRAAAPSTPFLIPGVGAQGGDLAAAMSAAGRDCLVNVSRAILYAGEHRDVVPRVAAAAARDYATEMRRILEVI; from the coding sequence ATGTCAACCTTTTATGACCGCTTTGTTACGCGTCGTGATCAACTGCAGTCCACGTTGTGCGTGGGCCTGGACCCCGACCCTGAGAAATTTCCGGCCGGCTACGCCGCTGGCGGCGACATAATTAATGAGACGCTACTGTTTCTAGGCGATGTCGTGGAGGCCACCGCCCCTTTCACTGTAGCTTACAAGCCAAATCTGGCCTTCTTTGAACGCCTGGGATCCCAGGGCTTCCTGCTGTTTGAGACCTTGATTCGCGTGATCCGCAGCATTGCTCCGGGCGCGCTGATTATCGCCGACGCCAAACGCGGCGATGTCGGTTCGACGGCGGAACACTACGCGGCCGCGTATTTCGATTCTTTTGGCTGTGACGCCATGACCGTAAGCCCCTACATGGGAATGGACACGGTAACGCCCTTCCAGCGCTACGCGGACCGCGGTATCATCGTGCTCTGTCATACCTCCAATCCTGGAGCGCCCGAATTTCAAGCGCAGGGCGATCCGCCGCTGTACCTCCGCGTCGCAAAAGCCGTGGAACAGGCCAACCGTGAAAGCGGCAATCTGTGGCTGGTCGTGGGCGCTACTCGCTCCGCCGATTCGATTGCCAGCATTCGCGCCGCTGCGCCTTCCACGCCTTTCTTGATTCCCGGAGTCGGCGCCCAGGGCGGAGACCTTGCTGCGGCGATGAGCGCCGCCGGCCGGGATTGCCTGGTGAATGTCAGTCGGGCTATTCTCTATGCCGGCGAACACCGTGACGTAGTGCCGCGCGTGGCGGCTGCTGCTGCCCGCGACTATGCGACCGAGATGCGGCGCATACTGGAAGTAATCTGA
- a CDS encoding long-chain fatty acid--CoA ligase: MKNLAELYRTSAEKYGDKPAFLTRDKKKVFHPISFKQLYDRGCALGTALIDLGVQAREHVALLADNREEWIVADAGILLTGAADVPRGTDVTDQDIQYILAHSDAKVVFVEHKAMLDKLQANRAKLPNVKVVIMMDKETRPEGDVLHMYDLIAKGEQMRASGDRRVEERTAQIKPDDLFTLIYTSGTTGTPKGVMLTHANMVYQVQNIPININPNDRITSILPVWHIFERVFEMISVGGGAPVYYTNIRNLREDLAAVRPTFMASAPRLWESIYEGIKKRVTDGPAINRSLFNAAYFCAKNFKGAVRFLTFKQLDTTGRNPIVSYLIANLQILRLVIFLLPYLLLDFVVLRKIRGATGGQLRGSVSGGGALPLHVDIFFNDIGIPVLEGYGMTETCPVISVRTFNKLVIGSVGPIYNGTELRLVDMSSGNVIYPGPKGRGRKGEIHVKGPGVMKGYYKNPEATEKVLKDGWMNTGDLGMVTFNNTLKIVGRSKETVVLLGGENVEPVPIENKLLESALIDQCMVVGQDQKYLTVLIVPNADAMKDYGASVEAIARNNDALTMMREEVKTLVSGQTGFKSFERVVDCRLVPKTFEVGDELTNLFKLKRHLITEKYQDLIKTMYE; this comes from the coding sequence ATTAAGAACCTGGCGGAGCTGTACCGCACGTCAGCAGAAAAGTACGGCGATAAGCCCGCATTCTTGACGCGAGACAAGAAGAAGGTCTTTCACCCGATCAGCTTCAAGCAACTCTACGATCGCGGATGCGCGCTAGGCACGGCCTTGATCGATCTTGGCGTTCAAGCCCGCGAACATGTCGCCCTGCTGGCCGACAATCGCGAGGAATGGATCGTGGCCGACGCCGGCATCCTGCTTACAGGCGCTGCCGATGTACCTCGTGGAACGGATGTTACTGACCAGGATATTCAATACATCCTGGCGCACTCCGATGCCAAAGTTGTCTTTGTAGAACACAAGGCAATGCTGGATAAGCTGCAGGCCAATCGCGCCAAGCTTCCCAACGTCAAAGTTGTCATCATGATGGATAAGGAAACGCGTCCCGAGGGCGATGTTCTCCATATGTACGACTTGATTGCCAAGGGCGAGCAGATGCGCGCCAGCGGCGATCGTCGCGTTGAAGAGCGGACGGCGCAAATCAAGCCTGACGATTTGTTCACGCTGATCTACACCTCCGGCACCACCGGCACGCCCAAGGGCGTCATGCTGACCCACGCCAACATGGTGTATCAGGTTCAGAACATTCCGATCAATATCAATCCGAACGATCGCATCACATCGATCCTTCCGGTGTGGCACATCTTCGAGCGAGTATTTGAGATGATTTCGGTCGGCGGCGGCGCTCCCGTTTACTACACCAATATTCGCAACCTTCGCGAGGACCTGGCTGCAGTGCGGCCAACCTTCATGGCCTCTGCGCCTCGCCTCTGGGAAAGCATCTATGAAGGTATCAAGAAGCGGGTCACGGATGGACCGGCCATCAACCGCAGTCTCTTCAATGCCGCTTACTTTTGCGCCAAGAATTTCAAAGGCGCCGTACGCTTCCTGACCTTCAAGCAGTTGGATACCACCGGAAGAAATCCGATCGTGTCTTACCTGATCGCCAATCTGCAGATTTTGCGCCTGGTGATCTTCCTGCTGCCTTATCTGCTGCTGGATTTTGTTGTTCTGCGGAAAATCCGCGGCGCGACCGGCGGACAATTGCGCGGCTCGGTATCGGGAGGCGGCGCCCTGCCTTTGCACGTTGATATCTTCTTCAACGATATTGGCATTCCGGTGCTGGAAGGTTATGGCATGACCGAAACCTGTCCGGTCATTTCCGTGCGCACCTTCAATAAGCTGGTAATCGGCAGCGTTGGTCCCATCTACAATGGCACCGAGCTGCGTCTGGTGGACATGTCCAGCGGCAACGTCATCTACCCGGGTCCCAAAGGCCGCGGGCGCAAGGGCGAAATCCATGTGAAGGGCCCGGGCGTAATGAAGGGCTACTACAAGAATCCGGAGGCCACGGAAAAAGTGCTGAAGGATGGCTGGATGAACACCGGCGACCTGGGCATGGTGACCTTCAACAATACGCTGAAGATCGTCGGCCGCTCCAAGGAAACAGTAGTTCTGCTGGGCGGCGAAAACGTTGAGCCGGTCCCAATCGAGAACAAGCTGCTGGAATCGGCGCTGATCGACCAGTGCATGGTTGTGGGCCAGGACCAGAAATACCTGACCGTCTTGATCGTTCCCAATGCCGATGCCATGAAAGACTACGGCGCCAGCGTGGAAGCGATTGCTCGCAACAACGATGCATTGACGATGATGCGCGAAGAAGTGAAAACGCTGGTCAGCGGACAAACCGGCTTCAAGTCCTTTGAGCGGGTAGTCGATTGCCGTCTGGTGCCAAAAACCTTCGAGGTCGGCGACGAATTGACCAACCTCTTCAAGCTGAAGCGTCACTTGATCACCGAGAAGTATCAGGATTTGATCAAGACGATGTACGAGTAA
- a CDS encoding alpha/beta hydrolase: protein MPMRLALDFQLSWKARLLLAGVLIALALPAILADGERQRLSSQERSGAAPADQFVQLSDGVTHFEISGPAAGKPVILVCGLASPVYIWDRSVEGLTAAGFRVLRYDLYGRGLSDRPRRSYNLQLFLRQLSELRQKTGFDRRADIIGLSMGGVIVTGHVLERPEWIGKVALISPAGFPLELPARARLASLPALGDWMILSFGDQMLLRGLHTNLERQGLFENYRRSFAAQMRYAGFKAALLSSLRSMPLQSMRLAYLQAYSVQRPLLLIWGKQDQVIPLSVGQQMAAEIPGVIFRPIEGAGHVSNWEAPELVNPLLLERLRSP from the coding sequence ATGCCTATGCGTCTGGCCCTCGACTTTCAATTGAGCTGGAAAGCGCGGCTTTTGCTGGCCGGCGTACTCATCGCCCTGGCGCTGCCAGCCATACTTGCCGACGGAGAGCGGCAGCGACTCTCCAGCCAGGAACGCAGCGGCGCCGCACCGGCCGATCAGTTTGTTCAACTGAGCGATGGCGTAACGCACTTTGAGATTTCCGGTCCAGCAGCCGGCAAGCCAGTGATACTGGTCTGTGGCCTGGCTTCGCCTGTATACATCTGGGACCGCAGCGTGGAAGGCCTGACGGCCGCCGGCTTCCGAGTATTACGTTACGATCTTTACGGCCGCGGACTGAGCGATCGCCCGCGTCGAAGCTACAATTTACAGCTCTTTCTGCGGCAGCTTAGCGAACTTCGGCAGAAGACAGGCTTCGACCGACGAGCAGATATCATCGGCCTATCGATGGGCGGCGTCATCGTGACCGGGCACGTCCTCGAGCGTCCAGAGTGGATTGGAAAAGTTGCGCTCATTTCGCCGGCGGGCTTTCCGCTCGAGCTTCCGGCGCGCGCCAGGCTGGCATCGCTGCCGGCGCTGGGCGACTGGATGATTCTCAGCTTTGGCGACCAAATGCTGCTACGGGGATTGCACACCAATCTGGAACGTCAGGGTCTTTTCGAGAATTACCGCCGCAGTTTTGCCGCACAGATGCGCTACGCTGGATTCAAAGCAGCCTTACTTTCCTCGCTGCGCAGTATGCCGCTTCAGAGTATGCGGCTGGCCTATTTGCAGGCCTACTCTGTGCAGAGGCCCCTGCTGCTCATCTGGGGAAAACAGGATCAGGTCATTCCTTTGAGCGTAGGCCAGCAGATGGCCGCAGAAATTCCAGGCGTCATCTTTCGGCCGATTGAAGGCGCAGGACACGTTTCTAACTGGGAAGCTCCAGAACTGGTCAATCCGCTGCTGCTGGAACGCCTGCGGTCTCCTTGA